In Spirobacillus cienkowskii, a genomic segment contains:
- a CDS encoding complex I subunit 1/NuoH family protein: MMDFNLVQIISTILLMLLGIAVGAQIAPIMSWAERRQCAIIQRRIGPNRVGIFKFRIFGLGQPIADAIKLLFKEDFVPPYVHKAFYVMAPVIPVVTGLAVTVAIPWGSFVLFNDQIISLQAVSLNSGFLLIFALSSLAVYGVTLAGWSSNNKYSLLGGLRASAQMISYEVAMGLSIIPLVFIWGTLDLQIMITKQADVLWGFIPNWGIIHAPISFIIFIVTIFAETNRLPFDLAESEGELVAGFLTEYGAMRWSLFFLGEYSMMFVMCVLTVSLFFGGYELPWITQSYLLEVLTPQFGEVLTRWFLLPLGIVVLLAKVILLMWIFIQVRFTIPRFRYDQLMKLGWVYLLPIALINLIISAIVTAIVKFH; this comes from the coding sequence ATGATGGATTTTAATTTAGTACAAATTATTAGTACAATACTATTAATGCTTCTTGGAATTGCGGTTGGAGCTCAAATTGCTCCTATTATGAGTTGGGCTGAAAGACGACAATGCGCAATTATTCAAAGACGTATTGGACCTAATCGAGTCGGTATATTTAAATTTAGAATTTTTGGTTTAGGGCAACCTATTGCTGATGCGATTAAGCTTCTTTTTAAAGAAGATTTTGTTCCTCCTTATGTTCACAAAGCATTTTATGTAATGGCTCCTGTAATTCCAGTGGTTACAGGATTAGCTGTGACAGTGGCTATTCCTTGGGGTAGTTTTGTTTTATTTAATGATCAAATAATTTCATTACAAGCTGTTAGTTTAAATTCAGGATTTTTATTAATATTTGCTTTATCTTCATTAGCTGTTTATGGGGTTACACTTGCAGGCTGGTCATCAAATAATAAGTATTCTTTATTAGGTGGTCTTCGCGCTTCGGCGCAAATGATTAGTTATGAAGTTGCAATGGGACTAAGTATTATTCCTTTAGTTTTTATTTGGGGAACACTAGATCTACAAATAATGATAACGAAACAAGCAGATGTTCTTTGGGGATTTATTCCAAATTGGGGAATTATACATGCTCCAATTTCATTTATTATTTTTATTGTAACTATTTTTGCTGAAACAAATCGACTTCCTTTTGACCTTGCAGAAAGCGAGGGTGAGTTGGTGGCAGGATTTTTAACAGAATATGGCGCAATGCGTTGGTCGCTTTTTTTCTTGGGCGAATATTCAATGATGTTTGTAATGTGCGTTCTTACTGTGTCTTTGTTTTTTGGTGGTTATGAATTACCATGGATTACACAATCATATCTATTGGAAGTGCTAACTCCTCAGTTTGGAGAAGTATTAACAAGATGGTTCCTATTACCATTGGGAATAGTTGTTCTTCTTGCTAAAGTAATTCTATTAATGTGGATATTTATTCAGGTTCGCTTTACAATACCTCGCTTTCGTTATGATCAATTGATGAAATTGGGTTGGGTATATTTATTGCCGATTGCGCTCATAAATCTTATTATTTCTGCAATTGTAACAGCAATTGTCAAGTTTCATTAG
- the nuoL gene encoding NADH-quinone oxidoreductase subunit L, with protein MQEQTLVTLIVLIPLLGALINAFLLRNASIGLICTIATGVVVFPFIFSLKLFFDSIILGNTITVNLFDWISVPLVNGKEFNIPFGLTVDRLSGIFLLVITGVGSLIHLYSGEYMRHEKGSYRFFVYLNLFIVSMLLLVLGSNMLVTFLGWEGVGVCSYLLIGYWYEDKENSMAAIKAFIANRVGDAGFLIAMFLCYMLFNTINYSELAVAIASLPQDFVTNNSVEITLIGLCLLLGVAGKSAQIPLYTWLPDAMAGPTPVSALIHAATMVTSGIYLMNRVSYLLVLSPSVMATIAIVGAATAIFSATIGFAQTDIKKVLAYSTCSQLGYMVLACGVGAFQYGVAHVVTHAFFKACLFLGAGSVIHAMHHEQDIRKMGGLFKKMPITSATFMIATLAIIGFPGFSGFFSKDAILAAAWSGPFGSPILWLIGWITAGFTAFYMLRLTWLVFFGECRAQHPEHIHETNYVITIPLMILAVLSIFGGAIAIPEVLTGKPDFITTFLSPVLGQAQTILTASNFNFAHLSHSMEFSLMGASILIVFVGASFAILLYRNGPQGGEKFANAFGPIYRLVRDKWRVDELYMLVFIKPLAKIGQILYSFFDKKVIENVVNGIPETLYTGTSVVSDTQTGLARNYLKSIFISIIIFGLILFI; from the coding sequence ATGCAAGAACAAACATTGGTTACCTTAATTGTACTTATTCCTTTATTAGGGGCATTAATTAATGCATTTCTCCTTCGAAATGCGAGTATTGGTTTGATTTGCACTATTGCCACTGGTGTGGTCGTTTTTCCATTTATATTTTCTTTAAAATTATTTTTTGATTCTATTATTTTAGGAAATACAATTACTGTTAATTTATTTGATTGGATATCTGTTCCTCTTGTTAATGGAAAAGAATTTAATATTCCATTTGGACTCACAGTTGATAGATTGTCAGGAATATTCTTACTTGTGATAACAGGGGTAGGTTCTCTCATTCATTTGTACTCTGGTGAGTACATGCGTCATGAAAAAGGCTCTTACAGATTTTTTGTTTATTTAAATCTATTTATCGTTTCAATGCTTCTTCTTGTTTTAGGCTCAAATATGTTGGTCACATTTTTAGGCTGGGAAGGAGTTGGAGTCTGTTCTTATTTGTTAATTGGTTATTGGTACGAAGATAAAGAAAATTCAATGGCTGCAATTAAAGCTTTTATTGCTAATCGAGTTGGTGATGCAGGTTTTTTAATTGCAATGTTTCTTTGTTATATGCTGTTTAATACAATTAATTACAGTGAACTTGCTGTTGCTATAGCCTCTTTACCACAAGACTTTGTTACTAATAATTCTGTAGAAATTACCCTCATTGGTTTGTGTTTATTACTTGGAGTAGCTGGTAAATCTGCTCAGATTCCTCTTTATACATGGCTGCCTGACGCAATGGCAGGTCCAACACCTGTATCTGCGCTTATTCATGCCGCGACAATGGTGACGTCGGGTATTTATTTGATGAATAGAGTCAGTTACCTTCTTGTATTGAGTCCAAGCGTTATGGCAACAATAGCGATAGTGGGTGCTGCGACCGCAATTTTTTCTGCAACAATAGGTTTTGCGCAAACTGATATTAAAAAAGTTTTGGCTTACTCAACGTGTAGTCAGCTTGGTTACATGGTTTTAGCATGTGGAGTTGGAGCGTTTCAATATGGCGTTGCGCATGTGGTAACTCATGCCTTTTTTAAAGCCTGTTTATTTTTGGGCGCAGGTAGTGTGATTCATGCAATGCATCATGAACAAGATATTAGAAAAATGGGCGGATTATTTAAAAAAATGCCTATTACTTCTGCAACATTTATGATAGCAACCCTTGCAATAATTGGATTTCCAGGGTTTTCCGGATTTTTTTCAAAAGATGCAATTCTTGCTGCCGCGTGGTCTGGGCCTTTTGGCAGTCCTATTTTATGGTTAATTGGTTGGATTACCGCAGGATTTACTGCTTTTTATATGTTGAGACTAACTTGGCTTGTTTTTTTTGGAGAATGCAGAGCGCAGCATCCTGAGCATATTCATGAAACAAATTATGTTATAACTATTCCTTTAATGATATTAGCTGTGCTTTCTATTTTTGGTGGAGCAATAGCAATTCCTGAAGTTTTAACTGGTAAGCCTGATTTTATTACAACATTTTTGTCTCCTGTGCTTGGACAAGCGCAAACAATTTTAACAGCAAGCAACTTTAACTTTGCTCATTTAAGTCACTCTATGGAGTTTAGTCTCATGGGCGCTTCTATATTGATTGTGTTTGTTGGCGCTTCATTTGCTATACTCCTTTATCGCAATGGCCCTCAGGGCGGTGAAAAATTTGCAAATGCATTTGGACCTATTTATCGTTTAGTTCGTGATAAATGGAGAGTTGATGAACTTTATATGTTAGTTTTTATTAAACCACTCGCAAAAATTGGTCAAATATTATATAGTTTTTTTGATAAAAAAGTAATTGAAAATGTTGTAAATGGTATTCCAGAAACTCTTTATACGGGCACAAGCGTTGTGAGTGACACCCAAACAGGATTGGCAAGGAATTACCTTAAGTCTATTTTCATCAGCATTATAATTTTTGGATTAATCCTATTTATTTGA
- the nuoK gene encoding NADH-quinone oxidoreductase subunit NuoK — translation MPSLPELGIYFALLLFIVGMLGVMLRKNIIFMMLSVEVMLNAANLAFISASSMTNTIDGQVIMFFVMAVAACEAGVGLALIVSLYREKSTLEIDDLRMLRG, via the coding sequence ATGCCAAGTCTTCCTGAATTAGGGATTTATTTTGCATTATTATTATTTATTGTAGGCATGTTAGGCGTTATGCTAAGAAAAAATATTATTTTTATGATGCTTAGCGTAGAAGTTATGTTAAATGCAGCGAATCTTGCTTTTATCAGTGCAAGCAGTATGACGAATACCATTGATGGACAAGTTATTATGTTTTTTGTAATGGCTGTTGCTGCATGTGAAGCAGGGGTAGGACTTGCTCTTATTGTTTCGCTTTACAGAGAAAAATCAACTTTAGAAATTGATGATCTCAGAATGCTTAGAGGATAA
- a CDS encoding NADH-quinone oxidoreductase subunit M: MIDGVSQWILSLLIIFPVLVALIILLIPTTRDCRVHKNIALIGTIVELVFSLHLVKYFVPHSSNFQFAQFLGWLPKSTGINYIVGVDGLSLILVLLTTIFSVIVVMTAYSTINTGIKGFFALFLLLQSAIIGVFVSLDVVLFYVFWELSLIPVYFMLGIWGGKDRVYATIKLFIYGVFGSLFMLVALIYLYYIHGQLNSGIYSSNLLDLYKTAANLSPTEQTSLFLCVLLAFGIKAPIFPFHSWLPDTYEQAPATYTLLSGVILKLATYGLIRFGICLFPTAALKFSTPIMIVAVIGIIYGALIAWQQKNIRRIMAFSSLSHLGFIVLGIFSLNTIGLQGALYQMINHAVTAGALFILFNFLYQRRNSFDLDDFGGLAKVLPWFAFFFVIVAMGSVALPSTGSFIGEWLILIGAFQASPIIGTVATLGVIFGAVYILWVTYKILFGPLDKAENKQLSGLSRLEVAQLSILSILIFVLGFASSAILEHSKPTLLKIERSVISQTYYASELANLKDSTLMPLNTKLKKNTEGVK, translated from the coding sequence ATGATCGATGGCGTTTCGCAGTGGATTTTATCGCTGCTTATAATATTTCCAGTTTTAGTTGCATTGATTATCCTTTTGATTCCGACTACGCGTGATTGTCGAGTGCATAAAAATATTGCTTTAATTGGAACAATAGTTGAACTTGTATTTTCGTTACATCTTGTTAAGTATTTTGTACCACATTCTTCTAATTTTCAGTTTGCTCAATTTTTAGGTTGGTTGCCTAAGAGTACTGGAATTAATTATATAGTAGGTGTTGATGGACTAAGCTTAATACTCGTATTACTCACAACAATATTTTCTGTTATTGTTGTGATGACAGCTTATTCAACAATTAATACTGGAATAAAAGGATTTTTCGCTTTGTTTCTTTTATTGCAGTCTGCTATAATTGGTGTTTTTGTATCTTTGGATGTGGTGTTATTTTATGTGTTTTGGGAATTAAGTTTAATTCCTGTGTATTTTATGTTAGGAATTTGGGGCGGAAAAGATCGTGTTTATGCAACTATCAAACTATTTATTTATGGAGTATTTGGTAGTTTATTTATGTTGGTTGCGTTAATTTATTTGTATTATATTCATGGGCAATTAAATTCTGGAATATATTCTTCAAATTTACTAGACTTGTATAAAACAGCTGCAAATTTATCACCTACTGAGCAAACTTCATTATTTTTATGTGTCCTTTTAGCGTTTGGAATTAAAGCGCCTATTTTTCCATTTCATTCATGGTTACCAGATACATACGAACAAGCTCCAGCGACTTATACATTGTTGTCCGGTGTTATTTTAAAGCTTGCAACTTATGGCTTAATTCGTTTTGGAATTTGTTTGTTTCCTACTGCGGCATTAAAATTTTCGACTCCAATTATGATTGTTGCAGTTATTGGTATTATCTATGGAGCCCTAATTGCGTGGCAACAAAAAAATATTAGAAGAATTATGGCATTTTCTTCTTTAAGTCATCTTGGCTTTATAGTTCTCGGTATTTTTTCACTCAATACTATTGGTTTACAAGGTGCTTTATACCAAATGATTAACCATGCAGTGACTGCGGGAGCTTTATTTATTTTATTTAATTTTCTATATCAAAGGCGAAATAGTTTTGATTTAGATGATTTTGGTGGACTTGCAAAAGTGCTTCCGTGGTTTGCTTTTTTCTTTGTAATTGTTGCAATGGGATCTGTTGCTTTACCAAGTACAGGAAGCTTTATTGGAGAATGGCTGATTTTAATTGGAGCGTTCCAAGCAAGCCCAATTATTGGCACAGTTGCAACGTTGGGAGTTATTTTTGGAGCTGTTTATATTTTGTGGGTAACTTATAAAATTTTATTTGGACCACTAGATAAAGCAGAAAACAAACAATTAAGCGGCTTAAGTCGCCTTGAAGTAGCTCAGTTAAGTATTTTAAGTATTTTGATATTTGTTTTAGGATTTGCGTCTTCTGCAATATTAGAGCATTCTAAGCCAACATTATTAAAAATTGAACGAAGTGTGATTAGCCAAACATATTATGCTTCTGAGCTTGCTAATCTTAAGGATTCTACTCTCATGCCTTTAAATACAAAATTAAAAAAGAATACGGAAGGAGTTAAATGA
- a CDS encoding PLP-dependent aspartate aminotransferase family protein, with amino-acid sequence MKHKSKNFETICVHAGNKPEELTGAIMTPIFQTSTYVQDSPGNPKLYDYARAGNPTRTALETALAELENCKYAFSFSSGLAAVGAVAQLLSPGDHVLVCDDVYGGTGRLFRKIFSKYKIDFEFIDMTNNKFDSFFKKNTRMVWLESPTNPLLKLIDIEKISTIAKQFNAITVVDNTFASPIFQNPIDLGADIVLHSTTKYIGGHSDIIGGCVMLNNNEIAEQLKFLQFAAGSVNGPMDAFLILRSIKTLSLRMIKHYENAQFIAHEMEKLKIFSEVIYPGLKSHPQYSLAKKQMKGFSGIITARIDGDFEKVKKFLSKLKYFSLAESLGGVESLVNHPETMTHASVPPDHRKKLGITSNLIRFSVGIENSEDLIEDIKRAANF; translated from the coding sequence ATGAAACATAAATCCAAAAACTTTGAAACGATCTGTGTTCATGCTGGCAATAAACCAGAAGAACTAACAGGTGCTATTATGACGCCTATTTTTCAAACATCAACATATGTCCAAGATAGCCCAGGAAACCCAAAACTTTACGATTATGCCAGAGCCGGAAATCCGACACGCACAGCTCTAGAAACAGCGTTAGCAGAGCTAGAAAATTGCAAATATGCATTTTCTTTTTCGTCAGGATTGGCTGCTGTAGGAGCTGTAGCACAGCTATTATCTCCAGGAGATCACGTTCTTGTTTGTGATGATGTTTATGGAGGGACAGGGAGACTTTTTAGAAAAATATTTTCTAAATACAAAATTGATTTCGAATTTATAGACATGACAAATAATAAATTTGATTCTTTTTTTAAAAAGAATACACGGATGGTTTGGCTTGAAAGCCCTACTAATCCACTTCTTAAATTAATTGATATAGAAAAAATTTCTACTATAGCAAAGCAATTTAATGCGATAACAGTTGTTGATAACACTTTCGCATCACCTATTTTTCAAAATCCTATTGATTTAGGAGCCGACATTGTTTTGCATAGCACAACCAAATACATAGGCGGTCATAGCGATATCATTGGAGGTTGCGTCATGCTTAATAATAATGAAATAGCTGAACAACTCAAGTTCTTACAGTTTGCAGCAGGCAGTGTAAATGGACCAATGGATGCATTTTTAATACTGAGAAGCATTAAAACTTTATCTCTAAGAATGATAAAACATTATGAAAATGCACAATTTATTGCTCATGAAATGGAAAAGTTAAAAATTTTTTCAGAAGTTATCTATCCAGGTTTAAAATCTCACCCACAATATTCTCTTGCAAAAAAACAAATGAAAGGTTTTTCGGGTATAATTACTGCAAGAATTGATGGAGATTTTGAGAAAGTAAAAAAATTTCTTTCAAAATTAAAATATTTTTCTCTTGCTGAAAGTTTGGGGGGGGTTGAATCTTTAGTCAACCATCCAGAAACTATGACTCATGCCAGTGTTCCACCAGATCATAGAAAAAAACTTGGTATTACATCAAATCTTATTCGATTTTCTGTTGGTATCGAAAATTCAGAAGATCTCATTGAAGATATTAAAAGAGCGGCAAATTTTTGA
- a CDS encoding NADH-quinone oxidoreductase subunit A, producing the protein MEQSVSYIGMHPYLPLLLILIFGLVLGLGVSGMSLLLGPKKPNTRKLEVYECGLPITSSAEQRFSIKFYLTAILFILFDIETIFMYLWSTAFDYLGWFGIVEVGIFIATLTVGYIYVLRRGALRWD; encoded by the coding sequence ATGGAGCAATCCGTTAGTTATATAGGTATGCACCCTTATTTGCCTTTATTGCTCATTTTGATTTTTGGGTTAGTACTTGGCCTTGGTGTTAGCGGTATGTCTTTATTGCTTGGCCCTAAAAAGCCAAATACTCGTAAACTTGAAGTTTATGAGTGTGGTCTGCCAATTACAAGCTCAGCAGAACAAAGGTTTTCGATTAAGTTTTATTTGACAGCAATATTATTTATTCTTTTTGATATTGAAACAATCTTTATGTATCTTTGGTCAACTGCATTTGACTATTTAGGGTGGTTTGGAATTGTTGAGGTCGGAATATTTATTGCAACACTAACTGTTGGTTACATTTATGTACTCAGGCGTGGCGCACTTCGTTGGGATTAA
- a CDS encoding formimidoylglutamase — MANSIFNFLKPINNIKIIKNETIGEELIKTSVNLKNLLKKNNFIENKYVIIGVPDDRGVKANLGHPGADKGPSLFRSCFYNLYDNFIFDKNSFRNQNKNKISQNFVDVGDIILSDSIEETHENLAKVVEFFLKLNPKLIFVIGGGHDFSYGSYKGHVNAKKGQVIPIINFDAHLDLRPVIDNQINSGTAFHRIIQDFKNNIINGNALLEIGIQRERNPYSLYEFALQHNIKIIEYTALSNVWKVFNGEKGQAPLEHIRDHIDTCANLGFDRYNGSLHFSLCLDVFDQSIAPGTSASTPFGAQFRDLAPSFSFLAKFRACRVMDIAELCPARDTFEMTSRLCASLVYRMVILKEEYSNALR, encoded by the coding sequence ATGGCTAATAGTATTTTTAATTTTTTGAAACCAATTAATAATATTAAAATAATAAAAAATGAAACAATTGGAGAAGAATTAATTAAAACGTCTGTTAATTTAAAAAATCTGCTAAAAAAAAATAATTTTATTGAAAATAAATATGTAATAATTGGCGTGCCTGATGACAGAGGTGTGAAAGCTAATCTAGGACATCCAGGTGCTGACAAAGGACCAAGTTTATTTAGGAGCTGTTTTTATAATTTATATGACAATTTTATATTTGATAAGAATTCTTTTAGGAATCAAAATAAAAATAAAATATCCCAAAATTTTGTAGATGTTGGTGATATTATTTTGTCAGATTCAATAGAAGAAACCCACGAAAATTTGGCAAAAGTAGTTGAATTTTTTTTAAAACTTAATCCAAAATTAATATTTGTAATTGGTGGTGGTCATGATTTTAGTTATGGAAGTTATAAAGGCCATGTAAATGCTAAAAAAGGACAAGTAATCCCAATAATAAATTTTGATGCGCATCTTGATTTAAGACCAGTAATTGACAATCAAATTAATAGTGGAACAGCTTTTCATCGAATAATTCAAGATTTTAAAAATAATATTATAAATGGAAATGCGTTATTGGAAATTGGAATACAAAGAGAGCGAAACCCTTATTCTTTATATGAATTTGCATTACAGCATAATATAAAAATAATAGAATACACGGCACTTTCAAATGTTTGGAAAGTTTTTAATGGGGAAAAAGGCCAAGCTCCCCTAGAACATATTCGTGATCATATTGATACATGTGCAAACCTTGGATTTGATAGATATAATGGAAGTTTGCATTTTTCTTTATGTTTAGACGTATTTGACCAATCAATTGCTCCTGGAACAAGCGCTTCTACTCCTTTTGGAGCGCAATTCAGGGATTTGGCTCCATCATTTTCCTTTTTAGCAAAATTTAGAGCATGTCGTGTTATGGATATTGCAGAACTGTGTCCAGCAAGGGATACTTTTGAGATGACATCTCGATTATGTGCGTCACTCGTTTATAGAATGGTTATTCTTAAGGAAGAGTACTCCAATGCATTAAGATAA
- a CDS encoding NADH-quinone oxidoreductase subunit N — MMSNELMISQLQEAVKNAIQTRLWDDILPASSFYILNMPVMVMLFAGLVTMLLGVFKTAPDKPSYPAWYVAIAACFIAAGSAILNQAQFPTAFLGSGVLIDDISRLSFIVIAFGTLFTLLACSMTQFGKQLLRSELLTLILFSSSGLMVMCSAGEFLSFFVGLELTSISLYVLVGYQRRSLQGMEAAIKYFILGAAAAALLLMGAALVYANIGSLRFADFSLLHLSFSKPFGLIGILFIFCGLAFKLAIAPFHSWAPDVYQGANSHLTGYMASLVKFSIAIVLLRLLSQEGTTTDRTGLIIIFWVFGALSIAIGSMFGLVHNSIKRILAYSSIANAGYFCLAFASLAANPSSLQAKQSLVSYAVIYAVLSMGAFTVVAWLEDSNREDLLKEEIAGIGFKKPVAAVTLSIFLFGFAGIPPVAGFFGKFFMIFAAMNEGFIGLIIILIIFSCLSLYFYLSIIAEMWFKPGTRYSIQNQQSQETNSGMMVMSLVAAGGALLIGILGPLWAMNMSYTQAQEKNLRLINVSKEVSNSFAENGNIID; from the coding sequence ATGATGTCGAATGAATTGATGATATCTCAACTCCAAGAAGCCGTTAAAAATGCTATCCAAACTCGTTTGTGGGATGATATTTTACCTGCTTCATCTTTTTATATTTTAAATATGCCAGTTATGGTTATGCTTTTTGCAGGGCTTGTTACTATGTTACTTGGAGTGTTTAAAACCGCTCCAGATAAACCAAGTTATCCTGCTTGGTATGTTGCCATTGCGGCATGTTTTATTGCTGCAGGTTCTGCGATTTTAAATCAAGCTCAATTTCCTACTGCTTTTTTAGGAAGTGGTGTTTTAATTGACGATATTTCACGACTTTCTTTTATAGTGATTGCATTTGGTACGTTATTTACGCTTCTTGCATGTTCAATGACTCAATTTGGAAAACAACTTTTACGATCAGAGTTATTAACATTAATTTTATTTTCATCTTCTGGCTTGATGGTAATGTGCTCTGCAGGTGAGTTTTTGAGTTTTTTTGTAGGTCTCGAACTAACAAGTATTTCACTTTATGTTTTAGTTGGCTATCAACGTAGATCGCTTCAGGGTATGGAAGCTGCAATCAAATACTTTATTCTTGGCGCTGCAGCAGCCGCATTATTATTAATGGGTGCTGCATTAGTGTATGCAAATATTGGTTCTTTGCGTTTTGCAGATTTCAGTTTGCTTCATCTTTCTTTTTCTAAACCTTTTGGTTTAATCGGCATCCTATTTATATTTTGTGGTCTTGCTTTTAAACTTGCCATCGCTCCTTTTCATTCTTGGGCTCCAGATGTTTATCAAGGAGCAAACTCACACTTAACGGGTTATATGGCTTCTTTAGTGAAATTTAGTATTGCAATTGTTTTGTTAAGATTGTTGAGTCAAGAAGGAACAACCACAGATAGAACTGGTCTCATAATTATTTTTTGGGTATTTGGGGCTCTTTCCATTGCTATAGGCTCTATGTTTGGTTTAGTTCATAATAGCATTAAAAGAATTTTAGCGTATTCTTCAATTGCAAATGCTGGTTACTTTTGCTTAGCGTTTGCATCACTTGCTGCAAATCCTTCTAGTTTGCAAGCAAAACAATCTTTAGTTTCTTACGCAGTGATATATGCGGTATTAAGTATGGGCGCCTTTACTGTTGTAGCTTGGTTAGAAGATTCTAATAGAGAAGATTTATTAAAAGAAGAAATTGCTGGAATAGGTTTTAAAAAACCAGTTGCAGCAGTCACTTTAAGTATATTTTTATTTGGATTTGCTGGTATTCCTCCTGTGGCAGGATTTTTTGGTAAATTTTTCATGATTTTTGCTGCAATGAATGAAGGATTTATTGGGCTTATAATTATTTTAATTATTTTTAGCTGCTTATCTTTATACTTTTATCTCTCCATTATTGCTGAAATGTGGTTTAAACCAGGCACGCGTTATTCGATTCAAAATCAACAATCGCAAGAAACGAATTCGGGTATGATGGTAATGTCGCTTGTTGCAGCAGGTGGTGCTTTATTAATTGGAATTTTAGGGCCATTATGGGCAATGAATATGAGTTACACTCAAGCGCAAGAAAAGAATTTAAGATTAATTAATGTTTCAAAAGAAGTTAGCAATAGTTTTGCTGAAAATGGCAATATTATAGATTAA
- a CDS encoding NADH-quinone oxidoreductase subunit J, with protein sequence MMTQISFLIMGIMTVFLSIMMISRKWPVTASMILIIVMMLIAGMFGMLGAHFSAVAQIIVYAGAIMVVFVFVIMLLNLPPEELRYGRITIFELIYIVLGFLIALFLGTKVGQGYLLSALNSQTLINSRPPYYPDSMNENVKNVSALMFTDYLWAFELISFLILVAIIGAIVIAKKAKVNDAKSS encoded by the coding sequence ATGATGACTCAAATTTCTTTTTTAATCATGGGAATCATGACTGTATTTTTATCGATCATGATGATTAGCCGCAAATGGCCTGTTACGGCATCGATGATACTAATTATAGTTATGATGTTAATTGCAGGAATGTTTGGAATGCTGGGAGCGCATTTTTCTGCCGTCGCTCAAATTATTGTTTATGCAGGCGCCATTATGGTGGTTTTTGTATTTGTAATCATGCTTTTAAATTTGCCTCCCGAGGAATTGAGATATGGCAGAATTACAATATTTGAGCTTATATATATTGTATTAGGTTTTTTAATTGCATTATTTTTAGGAACAAAAGTTGGTCAAGGTTACTTATTATCAGCATTAAATTCGCAAACGTTGATTAATTCTCGTCCTCCCTATTATCCAGACTCTATGAATGAAAATGTAAAAAATGTTTCTGCACTAATGTTTACAGATTATTTATGGGCTTTTGAGCTTATTAGTTTTTTGATTCTTGTAGCAATTATTGGTGCAATAGTTATAGCAAAGAAAGCGAAGGTGAATGATGCCAAGTCTTCCTGA
- a CDS encoding SDR family oxidoreductase, with protein sequence MFVSDLLKEKKVLVTGGGTGLGKSMSERFLTLGAKVVICGRREQVLKDTCDELNAKFNGMVTYKVCDVRDAQSIEKMLDEIWQDEPINVLVNNAAGNFISRTEDLSYRAVDIVLNIVLHGTANMTLDCGKRWLKFGTKASVLNIVTTYSWTGSAYVVPSAMAKAGVLAMTRSLAVEWGNRGIRMNAIAPGSFPTKGAWERLVPSEDLGKVLETKNPLGRHGEHIELANLASFLVSDYAGFINGEVVTIDGGEWLQGAGEFNFLKSLKNEDWETLKKRK encoded by the coding sequence ATGTTTGTTTCTGACTTGTTAAAAGAAAAGAAGGTTCTTGTTACTGGTGGTGGAACTGGTCTTGGTAAAAGTATGTCAGAACGATTTTTAACATTAGGAGCAAAAGTTGTAATATGTGGAAGAAGAGAACAAGTACTGAAAGATACCTGCGATGAGCTTAATGCAAAATTTAATGGAATGGTGACTTATAAAGTTTGTGATGTACGAGATGCTCAATCTATTGAAAAAATGTTGGACGAAATTTGGCAGGATGAACCCATTAATGTCTTAGTTAATAATGCTGCAGGTAATTTTATTTCACGTACCGAAGATCTCTCTTATAGAGCTGTTGATATTGTTTTAAATATTGTTCTGCATGGAACCGCAAACATGACTTTAGACTGCGGTAAGAGATGGTTAAAATTTGGTACAAAGGCAAGTGTTCTCAATATTGTGACAACCTATTCTTGGACTGGATCTGCCTATGTTGTGCCTTCTGCTATGGCTAAGGCAGGTGTTCTAGCTATGACAAGAAGTTTAGCGGTTGAATGGGGAAACAGAGGTATACGAATGAACGCAATAGCTCCTGGTTCATTTCCTACAAAGGGGGCATGGGAAAGATTAGTTCCAAGTGAAGATTTAGGAAAAGTTTTAGAGACCAAAAATCCTCTTGGCAGACATGGAGAACATATTGAATTAGCAAATTTGGCATCCTTTTTGGTTTCTGATTATGCTGGATTTATAAATGGTGAAGTGGTGACAATTGATGGTGGAGAATGGTTACAAGGAGCGGGAGAATTTAATTTTTTAAAGTCATTAAAAAATGAAGATTGGGAAACTCTAAAAAAAAGAAAATAA